One Mycolicibacterium doricum genomic window, GAGAATTTTCATGATCTCGTTGGTGCCGCCGTAGATCTTCTGCACCCGCGCCGCCGCATACATCTGCGCGATGGGGTACTCCATCATGTAGCCGTACCCGCCGAAGAGCTGCAGGCACTTGTCGACGACCTCCACCTGCTTGTCGGAGGCCCACATCTTGGCGATCGACGCCGTTGCCGCGTCGAGCTTTCCGTCCAGGTACCGCCCGATGCAGTAGTCGATGAGCGTCTTACCGGCCAGCACCTCGGCTTTGCATTCGGCGAGCACGAACTTGGTGTTCTGAAAGTCGAGCAGGCGTTTGCCGAAAGCGGTGCGTTCCTTGACATATCCGACTGTCTCGGCGACCGCTGCCTCGGCCATCGCCACCCCCTCGACGCCCAGGGTCAGCCGCTCGCGCGGCAGTTGCTCCAGCAGCTGGGCGAAACCCTGCCCCTCGACGCCGCCCAACAGACCGGTGACCGGAACCCGCATGTCGGTGAACGACAATTCCCGAGTGTCTTGGCCGTGCTGGCCGATTTTCTCCAGCACCCGGCCCCGCTCGAACCCGGCCAGACCTTTGGTCTCGGCAACGATCAACGACAGGCCCGGTTCGGTTCTGGCTACGATGATCACCAGATCGCAGTGTGATCCATTGGAGATGAAGGTCTTCGACCCGTTGATGACGTAATGGTCACCGTCACGGACAGCGGTGGTGCGGATGGCCTGCAAATCTGACCCGGCGCCCGGTTCGGTCATCGCGACCGCGGCCACCATCTCGCCGCTGACCAGCTGAGGAATCCAGCGCTTTTTCTGCTCCTCGGATGCGTATGCGGCGATGTACTGCGAGCACAGCGTCGAGTGGACGGCGTAGCCGAAGGCCGTGTCGTGTGAATACGCCCGCTCCTGCAGCACCACGACCTCGTGGCCGAAAGTGCCGCCGCCGCCGCCGTACTGCTCGGGCAGGTTCAGGCCCAGCAACCCGGCGGCGCCGGCCTTGTTCCAGAATTCCCGGTCCACTTGCTGCTGCTTGGCCCATCTGTCCTGGTTGGGGGCGGCTTCCTTGCGGAAGAACTCCGCGGCGTGCTTGCGCAGCACCTTCTGGTCCTCGGTCTCCCAAGGCGCGACGTAATCTGGGAACAATTCGGTCATTTCTCTTACTTCCCGTGAATTGCGGGCGCTTGGCGAGGAACGCCGCCTGCCCCTCGTGACTGTCGGCGGACGAACCGCCACATGCAAATTCCGCTTCACGTGCCCAAGCCCCTGAATCAGCGATGTCTCGAACTCGTGCCCGCTGCGTCCTGGAGGCTACCACCGAGGTGGACATCACCGACCCGACGGGATCAGCCGCTCGGTCGAGCCGTCAATTCGAAGAAGCTCCCCGACTTGCCGGTGTCGGCCGTCCGGTCAGGCTCGCTCGCGCTGTCGCCGTTCGCCTCGACCGCGCATCAACGCCATTGTCTTCAGGCCTAGTGACGGCGCAGCGCCACTTGAGCGAGCAACGAGCCCACGCCAGCGTGGCACGACGCGGAAGATCTGCCGGCCCTCAAGCAGCTCGAGTGCCGCACGGGCAACGTCTTCGGCGACGAGCGGTTTGGGCCCCGCGAATAGTATGGCAGCGCCCGGGTCATCCGCCCGCGACGTCACCATGTCGGTATGCACGACGTCTGGACACAGCGCGCGAGCACGGATCGGCAGTCCAGCGTGGTCGAGGTCGCCCTGCAAAGAGGTCGTAAAGGACAACACAGCAGCCTTGGTCGCCGCATACAGCGCGAGTCCCGGCACCGGCGCGAGGGCCGACAGCGACGCAATGTTGAGGATCGCTCCTCCCGACGACCCCATGCTGTCGACCGCAGCAGCGGAGCCTGAGATGACACCCAGCACGTTGGTGTTCAGAATGTCGGTCATCTGCTTATCGGTGTGCGTCCAGCAGTCTCCGGCAAAAAGGATCCCGGCATTGTTCACCCACACAGCCAGACGTCCTTGAGCGCAAGCCTGCGCGGCAATGTCACGATGGCTCGACGGGTCTCGGACGTCGTGTTGGGCGCTCCAGGCGTCGTGACCTACCGCGGCGGCGGCACGTCGTGCGAGGTCGCCATCGATGTCTGTGAGCAATACACGGTTGCCGGCGACTGCAAGTTGTCTGGCAATCTCCAGGCCGAGACCTCTCCCCGCTCCGGTAACGACCGCCGTCGTCGAGCTCATCGTTGTTCCCCTCGCGCGTCGACTTCTTCAGATCGCGCAGCCCTCGTGGCTACGGCGGCAGGCTCCGACACCAGGCGGCTCCCCCTTTTCGTCGTCAGCAATGAGCTTTGCAAATTCTTCTCTCAGGATGTGACGGCGGTGCCTTGCCTCGTCAGTTTGCTCGCCGCTGACCGCAATGCGTGCACAAGGCGTGCCTCGACTTCGGGAAGTTCGGCTGCGACCGCCGCGGCCGACGACGCTCTGGCACGCAGGGAATTGGACGGGTTGTAAGCCTCCTTCGCGACCGCTGTCCACGTTTGCGCCGCGGTTCGGGCGGCGGCAGCGGCGTCGGCGACTCGATCGTCGCCCAAAGCGGAAGCGATGGCCTCACATCCGTCGGCTTGCAGCTTCCGGAACAGGCCACCGCCCGTGCCGGCCTTCTCGATGAGCGCCCCAACGGCGAATAAGGCGGCTTCGAGGGCACTGTCGTCCAGAAGCTCGGTCCACAGTGAGAGATCTGCAGCAAATGTGGCCACACCGGCCAATCCGTGACCGGAAACCGAGCTATGAGCGGGCGAGACGGTGTCGTCGGTCAGTGCCACGCCTGCCAGCCCATCCGCGCTTTGCATCAAGGCGGGACCCGCGATCGTCGCCAAGTCGGGGATCGTCGAGGGCCACTCCACGAGGTAGGTTGTGTGGCGGGTTGGCATGGGGAAGCCGGTGGACGCCCGCGCTCGCCGCAAGTTCTCGTAGGGCACCACTTGTGTCGTGGCCCGGTCGTTGTCGACGACGAACGCGACCTGGGCCTCGTCGTCATATCCGGTGATGACGATGTCGTGACGGCTCATGCTCAATTTGGCTCGCAAGTAGGGAAGCTCACCGATGTCGGCCCAAACCATCACGGGCACGCCGCGGTCGATTTGGTCTTTCACCCACTTCCAACCCAAGTCCGGATCGTCGGTGGAGCACATCGAGTACTTGGCGCCGAGCCTGTTCAGCAGGTTTTCTTCGAGGCCGTGTCCACGCCCCACCATGTACACCGGTGGGAACAGGTCCGCCGATCGATGGTAGGAGTAGCTCAGACTGCCGCCGAGGGTGAAGACCAGGCCCTCGGTGGGCGGTCCCTCCCAGCCGAGTCCCGCCCATTCGATGAGGTCGCGCAGTGCGCCGGACCCGCAGTGGCCTCCCATCTGGTGTGGATACGGGATGTGCGCCGAAGTCACGGTGTGCTCCTTGGTGGGACGTTCATCTGGGGGACGTTCATCTGGGGGACGTTCATCCCGTGGCAGCTTCCTCATCGAGGGGTCGTGGTGACCGGAGCTGGAAAGGTGAACCGGCCGGTCAGAGGGATCGGGAGATGATCTCCTTCATGACTTCGTTGGTTCCGGCGTAGATCATTTGTACTCGTTGGTCGACCCAGAGGCGGGAGATGGGGTACTCCTGCATGTATCCGTAGCCGCCGTGTAGTTGTAGGCATTCGTCGAGGACGTGCATGGCGCGTTCGGTGGTCCACCATTTGGCCATTGCGACGGTCTGGACGTCCAGTCGTTGCTCGAGGTGCAGGCTGATGCAGTGGTCGAGGAATACTCGTGCGACGCGGGCTTCGGTGGCGACTTCGGCGAGTTTGAATTTGGTGTTCTGGAATCCGAATATCGGGCGGCCGAAGGCTTCTCGCTCTCGGGTGTAGCGCAGGGTCTGTTGTAGGGCGGTCTCCATCGCGGTGACGGCGCCGACCGCCACGATCAAGCGTTCCTGGGGCAGTTGGGTCATCAGCTGAATGAAGCCCTGGCCTTCGCTTTCGCCCAGCAGATGGGTTCGGGGAACGCGTACCTCGTCGAAGTACAACTCGGAGGTGTCCTGGCCGTGCTGGCCGATCTTGTGCAGGGTGCGGCCTCGACGGAACCCGGGTCGGTCGGCTTCCACGACGATCAGCGAAATGCCGTCAGCGCCCTTGCTGGGGTCGGTTTTGGCTACCACGATGATGAGGTCTGCTTGTTGGCCGTTGGTGATGAAGGTCTTCGAGCCGGTGATCACATAGTCGTCACCGTCGGCGACGGCTCGGGTGCGGATGTTCTGCAGGTCTGATCCGGTGCCCGGTTCGGTCATCGCGATGGCTCCGACGAGTTCGCCCGATGCCATTTGAGGTAGCCACTGGTGTTTGAGCTCTTCGCGGGCGTAGTTGAGGATGTAGTGGGCAACGATTCCGCTGTGCAGTCCGGCGCCCCACGAGCTGTCGGCGATGCGGGCCTGTTCCTCGAGCAGGATCGCTTCGTGAGCGAATGTTCCGCCGCCGCCGCCGTATTCGGTGGGGATCGATATACACAGCAGCCCGAGTTCTCCGGCTCGTTGCCACAGCGAGCGGTCAACCTGGTGTTGTTCGGCGAATCGCTCCCGGTGAGGCGCGAGTTCGGTGGCTAAGAACTTCGCGGCGAGTTGGCGGAGGTCATCGAGTTCGGGGTCGAGCCACGGCGACGGGTGTGACATGGGGTCCTTTTCGGTTGGAAGGAGAAGCTGCGGAGTAGGGGGAAGACGGTCAGTCACCGCCGGATACGTCGTAATCCCCGGCGCTGTGGCGGGCCCGAAGCAGCTTCTTGTCGTACTTGCCGACGCTGGTTCGGGGAATCTCCGAGACAAACGACCAGCGTTCTGGAATCCACCACTTGGGCACCTTGCCGTCCAGGAAGGCACGCAGGTCGTCGAAACTGGGGGTCGCCGTGGGTGATGCCACGATGAAGGCAAGGGGGCGTTCCTGCCATTTCTCGTCGGGCACGCCGATCACTGCGGCTTCATGCACCTGCGGATGGGCAATGAGCGTGTTCTCCAACTCCACTGAGGAGATCCATTCGCCGCCCGACTTGATGACATCTTTAGAGCGGTCGGTCAGGGTCAGAAATCCGTGCTCGTCGATGCGTCCTACGTCGCCGGTGCGTAACCAGCCGTCGTCGAACTTCTCGTTGTCGTCGTCACCGAAGTAAGCGGCCGTCACCCACGGTCCGCGGGCTTGGATCTCACCGACCGCCACCCCGTCCCACGGCAGGGTGCGGCCGTCGTCGTCACGCAGCCGCAACTGGACTCCACAGATGGGGCGGCCTTGGCTTGCGCGCTGCACCCAGTCATCGGGCTCACCGGCCCCGCTCGACGGCCGCGCCACCGTGGCCAGCGGTGAGGTTTCGGTCATTCCCCAGGCTTGCACGATCGGTATACCGAATTCTTGCTCGAAATGGCGTATCAGTGACACCGGTACAGCCGACCCACCGCAGGCGACCAGCCGCAGCGACGAGATGTCATGGCTGGGATCACCTTCGAGGTAATGCAGGATGTCGTTCCAGATGGTCGGAACGGCACCGGCAACGGTGGGCTTGGTGTCTTCGATCAGTGTCACCAGTGCCGGCGCCTGCATGAACTTGTCGGGAAGAACCAGCTCAGCTCCGGCGATCAACGCCGAATAAATCAGGCCCCAGGCATTGGCATGGAACATCGGCACGATCGGCAGGACACGATCGGGCTCCCCTATGCCCAACGCGTTCGGGGTGCAACCGGTCAGCGAATGCAGGTAGGTGGACCGATGGCTGTAGACAACCCCTTTGGGATGGCCGGTGGTGCCGCTGGTGTAGCACATCGCCGACGCCGATCGTTCGTCCAGTTCGGGCCAGTCGAAATCAGGAAGCTGCGCGTCGATGAGTTCGTCGTAGGACAGCACGGTCTTGCCGGTGGCCCGCAACGGATCGGTGTCGCCGTCACCCACCACGATCACGGTATGGACCGAATTCATGTCCGGCAATGCGCGGGCCAGTAACCCAGCCAGCGACACGTCGACGATCACCACCTCGTCATGGGCATGGTTGGCGATGTAGCCGAGTTGCTCGGGGCTCAGCCGAATGTTGAGGGTGTGCAGCACCGCACCCATCGAGGGCACCGCGCAGTACGCCTCCAGGTGCTCCTGGTTGTTCCACTGAAAGGTGGCCACCCGCTGATCGCCGGTGATGCCTACCGCGCGCAGCGCGTTGGCCAATTGCCCGACCCGCCGGCCCAGCGCCGCATAGCTGTACGCTCGGTACCCCGAGCCAGTCGGGGTGATGACACGGCGGTCAGCGTGAATGGATGTCGCATGTTGCACGATTGTCCCCACCGTCAGCGGGACGTCTTGCATGGTGCTTCGCATCAGTAACCCTTCGTCGCCCGGTTAGCGGGAGAATTCGTCTGCTGGTGACGCCGGCTCGGTGACGAGCCGGCCGTAGTTCGCCCGCAATGCCTCCATGATGTCATCGAAGGGTAGGTCGTCGAACTCCCCCCGATCCTGGAGGTACTCCATGTGCCGGGTACCGTCGCCGGTGAAGGCGTGCAAGAGTGCATCGTGCTCGCCGTCGAACTCGATCGGCCCGACACCGAAACGGGCACACAGTTCACGATTGAAGGCCGGGGTGGCCTTGACCCAACGCCCACCCAGCAGCATGCTGCTGTAACCGTGGTAGACGAAAACGTCGGCGCCGCCCATGCGCTCACGCAGACTCTCGCTCTGCAGATGATTACGCACATCGGCGAAACCTAGACGCGCCGGAATCCCGGCCGCCCGGCAGCAAGCCGTCAACAACACCGCTTTGGGAATGCAGTAAGCGCCCGATGCCGCCGCCACCGTACTGGCCCGGTAGTCACGCCGATCCTCCGAAACGGTGTACGGGTCATACCAGATCACGTCACGCACCGCGGTGAAGATACGACGCGCCCGCGCCACAGGATCACTGGCCCCGCCGATCGCATTCGCGGTGAACTCCCGAACAGCCCCGTCCTCGAAATCCAGGAACTCCGTCGGTTCAAGCCACCGCTCGAACTCAGCATTCATCGGTGCAACCCGATGGCGTCATGTTGACTCCTTGTTGAAGGGAAGCGCGGTTGAAGGGATAGCGTGGTTAAAGGGATAGCGTGGATTGCGCTTGCGAACACCGAGCTGACAAGAAGTAGCACGGCGCTCGATCTACGCCCCAGCAAACCAGCTTTGACAAGGCCAGTGTTAGCGTCTCCATGCTTGACGTCCGGTTCGTACTTGTCAAGAGCGTGACGCGAACCGTGAAAGGAATTCGCCTCCCGAACTGATCGCCGCGGGCGCCTCGGGCAGCAACCGGAACATTGCCTGAAATACGTGGATCTGCCCCCGCCATACCTGTAACTCCACCGATGACTCTGCCAGCCGCATTCGGTCAGCGAAACTGCGTGCGTCGTCGAGCAGCATCTCCCGACCGCCGACTTGGATCAACGTTGGCGGCATACCGTGGAGGTCTGCGTCGAGCACGCTGACGCGCGGATCGGTGGGGTCTGCGCAACCTACGTACAACGCGAGACCGCGCGCAGCGGACACGGCCGACGCGAACGGATCGCGGCGCCGCAAATCGCGCGCGAGGGCAAGCTGGCAGGTCAAATCAAGCACGGGTGACATCAGCAGCATGGCATCGGGACTGGGCAACCCATGGGTGCGCGCGCCCAGTGCGGTTGCCACAGCCAGCTGGCCGCCGGCCGAATCGCCCGCCACCGCGACCGAGCCGCCCACCGACGCCGCCCTCTCGCCACACGTCAGCCACCGATAGGCGGTCAGGGAGTCGTCTGCGGCAGCCGGAAAGGGATGGCCTGGCGCCAGCCGATACTGGACCGCGAACACCGGGCGGCCCGAGGCGACGGACAACTCGCCGAGCAGCCCGCGATGAGTTTTCGGCGAGCACATCGAGAACGCACCCCCATGGATGTAGAGGATCGGCGGGTCATCCTCGTCCACATCGGGTCCGAGGATCCAGTCGCCCCGCACCCGCTCGCCGTCGAACGGACAGTCGACCTTCGTGACACGCACTCCGCGTCGGGGACCGGATGCGACAAGGGCCGCGCGCAGCACTTGATCCATG contains:
- a CDS encoding fatty acid--CoA ligase, which produces MRSTMQDVPLTVGTIVQHATSIHADRRVITPTGSGYRAYSYAALGRRVGQLANALRAVGITGDQRVATFQWNNQEHLEAYCAVPSMGAVLHTLNIRLSPEQLGYIANHAHDEVVIVDVSLAGLLARALPDMNSVHTVIVVGDGDTDPLRATGKTVLSYDELIDAQLPDFDWPELDERSASAMCYTSGTTGHPKGVVYSHRSTYLHSLTGCTPNALGIGEPDRVLPIVPMFHANAWGLIYSALIAGAELVLPDKFMQAPALVTLIEDTKPTVAGAVPTIWNDILHYLEGDPSHDISSLRLVACGGSAVPVSLIRHFEQEFGIPIVQAWGMTETSPLATVARPSSGAGEPDDWVQRASQGRPICGVQLRLRDDDGRTLPWDGVAVGEIQARGPWVTAAYFGDDDNEKFDDGWLRTGDVGRIDEHGFLTLTDRSKDVIKSGGEWISSVELENTLIAHPQVHEAAVIGVPDEKWQERPLAFIVASPTATPSFDDLRAFLDGKVPKWWIPERWSFVSEIPRTSVGKYDKKLLRARHSAGDYDVSGGD
- a CDS encoding acyl-CoA dehydrogenase family protein, with the translated sequence MTELFPDYVAPWETEDQKVLRKHAAEFFRKEAAPNQDRWAKQQQVDREFWNKAGAAGLLGLNLPEQYGGGGGTFGHEVVVLQERAYSHDTAFGYAVHSTLCSQYIAAYASEEQKKRWIPQLVSGEMVAAVAMTEPGAGSDLQAIRTTAVRDGDHYVINGSKTFISNGSHCDLVIIVARTEPGLSLIVAETKGLAGFERGRVLEKIGQHGQDTRELSFTDMRVPVTGLLGGVEGQGFAQLLEQLPRERLTLGVEGVAMAEAAVAETVGYVKERTAFGKRLLDFQNTKFVLAECKAEVLAGKTLIDYCIGRYLDGKLDAATASIAKMWASDKQVEVVDKCLQLFGGYGYMMEYPIAQMYAAARVQKIYGGTNEIMKILIARSL
- a CDS encoding BtrH N-terminal domain-containing protein, with amino-acid sequence MTSAHIPYPHQMGGHCGSGALRDLIEWAGLGWEGPPTEGLVFTLGGSLSYSYHRSADLFPPVYMVGRGHGLEENLLNRLGAKYSMCSTDDPDLGWKWVKDQIDRGVPVMVWADIGELPYLRAKLSMSRHDIVITGYDDEAQVAFVVDNDRATTQVVPYENLRRARASTGFPMPTRHTTYLVEWPSTIPDLATIAGPALMQSADGLAGVALTDDTVSPAHSSVSGHGLAGVATFAADLSLWTELLDDSALEAALFAVGALIEKAGTGGGLFRKLQADGCEAIASALGDDRVADAAAAARTAAQTWTAVAKEAYNPSNSLRARASSAAAVAAELPEVEARLVHALRSAASKLTRQGTAVTS
- a CDS encoding acyl-CoA dehydrogenase family protein, coding for MSHPSPWLDPELDDLRQLAAKFLATELAPHRERFAEQHQVDRSLWQRAGELGLLCISIPTEYGGGGGTFAHEAILLEEQARIADSSWGAGLHSGIVAHYILNYAREELKHQWLPQMASGELVGAIAMTEPGTGSDLQNIRTRAVADGDDYVITGSKTFITNGQQADLIIVVAKTDPSKGADGISLIVVEADRPGFRRGRTLHKIGQHGQDTSELYFDEVRVPRTHLLGESEGQGFIQLMTQLPQERLIVAVGAVTAMETALQQTLRYTREREAFGRPIFGFQNTKFKLAEVATEARVARVFLDHCISLHLEQRLDVQTVAMAKWWTTERAMHVLDECLQLHGGYGYMQEYPISRLWVDQRVQMIYAGTNEVMKEIISRSL
- a CDS encoding SDR family NAD(P)-dependent oxidoreductase, which translates into the protein MSSTTAVVTGAGRGLGLEIARQLAVAGNRVLLTDIDGDLARRAAAAVGHDAWSAQHDVRDPSSHRDIAAQACAQGRLAVWVNNAGILFAGDCWTHTDKQMTDILNTNVLGVISGSAAAVDSMGSSGGAILNIASLSALAPVPGLALYAATKAAVLSFTTSLQGDLDHAGLPIRARALCPDVVHTDMVTSRADDPGAAILFAGPKPLVAEDVARAALELLEGRQIFRVVPRWRGLVARSSGAAPSLGLKTMALMRGRGERRQRERA
- a CDS encoding alpha/beta hydrolase translates to MAARGLLRPLTQAVPANQVGLSIMDQVLRAALVASGPRRGVRVTKVDCPFDGERVRGDWILGPDVDEDDPPILYIHGGAFSMCSPKTHRGLLGELSVASGRPVFAVQYRLAPGHPFPAAADDSLTAYRWLTCGERAASVGGSVAVAGDSAGGQLAVATALGARTHGLPSPDAMLLMSPVLDLTCQLALARDLRRRDPFASAVSAARGLALYVGCADPTDPRVSVLDADLHGMPPTLIQVGGREMLLDDARSFADRMRLAESSVELQVWRGQIHVFQAMFRLLPEAPAAISSGGEFLSRFASRS
- a CDS encoding transglutaminase-like domain-containing protein; its protein translation is MNAEFERWLEPTEFLDFEDGAVREFTANAIGGASDPVARARRIFTAVRDVIWYDPYTVSEDRRDYRASTVAAASGAYCIPKAVLLTACCRAAGIPARLGFADVRNHLQSESLRERMGGADVFVYHGYSSMLLGGRWVKATPAFNRELCARFGVGPIEFDGEHDALLHAFTGDGTRHMEYLQDRGEFDDLPFDDIMEALRANYGRLVTEPASPADEFSR